The sequence below is a genomic window from Trichosurus vulpecula isolate mTriVul1 chromosome 5, mTriVul1.pri, whole genome shotgun sequence.
acagacagactgagtTTCCCTATCTCTTGTAGGCTGTAAGTATAAGGGCCACTCACTGACTCAACCCCAATGCTGATCTACATAGAAGCTTTGACATTCTCCTTTTCGGACCTGGGTCCCTCCTTAGGCACTCCCCATACTGGCATTAGATTTACACCTGATAAGCTTTAGCCCTAATGCAGCTTAGAATTTTAGaacaccagcctcagtctcccatGGTAACAGGGGTTACAGGCTTTTGCCATCATGGCCAGCAATGAATAATTCTTAATTAAGTGGTAATTCAGAGTAGAACGTTTAGTTTTACTAAGTGAGGCCAGGCTGCCAAGTCGGGAATGGAAAGGGGAAGTGCCAAAAGTTTTATGATTCAGAGTTGCTGGGGATATTAGAGATATctagaaactgaggtccagggaggtgaAATTACTTCCATAAGGTCACATAGGGAATAACCAGGGTATAACCAAATtaagtggggaaggagaaaaacagaaggaagatgAGCTATtattaatgggggggggggggaagtacaaTAAGCCTTCATTTGTATAATCTCCAAGTACCATGAAAAATATATTCTATAAAAATGAGGTGAAATAATTATACTAACTTGaatttccatctctcagctctccTCCCCCCGACAACATAGAATGACATGTTTCCCACCCATGAGTTCAATACCCCTGAACCTCAGGTCTCAGACCTCTTTGTTCCCAAATGGTCTCATCTGCTACAAATGAGATAAACATGAGGGGAGCAGTAATCCTGGCCAAAGCAGCTATGCTCTTCGAGACGTGATCTCCTGGGACTTGGGGCACCCTCCAAGGAATTGCTCTGAACAACAGGCACTAGATAGCTCACATACACCTGCAAGATCCAGCCCTCTCATTCACTTGGACCTCTCACCGCCATCATGGCCCTACTCTCTCACCTCTCCCTAGGGTTAGGAGTTGGAAAGCAGAACACAACAGATGTGAATTCAGTGGATTGTCTGTGTAGTCTTAGAAACAATGGTTGGAATACTGAGCCTGGTTTAGGTGAGCACTTTGTCTCTCAATTCCACGGTTATGGTCAAATGCATGAGTCTTGAGAGAGCCCTCATGGGCAAAGCAAGCAAGGACAGAAGTGGCATCACTGCTCCTCAGAGACCCCAGAGCATTGGGGTGGAGTAGGGGACATCCTGGCATGAGTACGCTGGTGGTTAAGGAGGAAGCGGGCCTCTCGGAAACAGCGCCTGCACTGAGCACACTGGTAAGGCTTCTTGCCGCTATGGATGCGCCGATGGGTGAGCAGATTCTGTTTGAGGCTGAATCGCCGTCCACACTCAGGGCACGGGAAGGGTCGCTCACCTGTGTGGGTGCGCTGGTGGACAGAGAGGTTGTGCTGGATGCTGAAGGCCTTACCACACTCAGGGCAGACATACAAAGCCCGCCCTGCTCCATTCATTCCAGCATGGGCCTTATGATGTCGAACCAGGCTCGACTGCTGAGGGAAGGTCTGGCCACACAAAAGGCATCGGTATGCCTGTTCCTCTGCTGGGTGGTGGATAATGAGGCCCTGTTCATCGCTGGGACTCTCCTCATCTGCCTCAGGAGGCTCTCCTCCTGGTGGGGACAGGTCTGACATGGGCACTTCCAACAGCACAAGGGTTCCATTCATTAAGTCACCAACCTCTggggagacagacacagagagagaggatagGGTAATGGAATGGTTCTGACCCAGGTCCATGATAACCCCCTTCCTCAACCATAGGCAATATGGGAAGGGACCACATGGTGGGAAGAACATtgaatttagaatcaaaggatctgggttggACTGATGGTTTGCCTCGTTAGGGCTAGTTACTTAATGGCCCTAAGCCTCAGGtgccccatctataaaatggaggagttAGACTAGaagtccagctctaaatcttttaaTTCTACCCTCTTTGCTAGAGGAGAGTGGCAGCTTCTCAGTAATTTATCTGCAACCAGCCTCATTTGCCACTCTTCCCCATTGCAATCGGGATGATGGATCtatagctagaagggaactcagaggccctcttgtccaaccctctaatttgacagataagtaaaatgagcccccgacttgcccaaagtcacacagctagtaagccttaGAGGAAATTTTTACACCCATGGGAGTctcctctgactcccaaatcaGCCTTCTTTTCCCTGGAGTCAGCCCtaattccagccaaactagcttACTCTCAGTAAAATAAGCCTTACCATTTCCCCCAGCTAAACCAAATATAACCTCTCCAAATCCCACTCATTCCTCCAGGTCCATCTCATCtgattccttttcctcctcctctgccttctctgaCCAGTGTAGTTCAGGGAAATTTCCCTGCGTAGATCTGCTATAGAAGCTActaacattttacatatgagatcATAAGATTTAATTCTTGAGATTGTCTTGAACAAAGGTGCTAACCTCGAGGTCCTCAATACCCCCAGTAATAGATTAAAatctaatttggaaatgtttaataaaataaaaatataatgcaacatagataatgttaatttgtggttttctaagtcaatatggccccacagggatccttttctatttgagtttaatgtCACTAGTTTAGATcaacaacttcattttacaggtaaagaaagagagaaacagaaagaagggcATCCAGTAAATAGCAAAGCCAGTATCTGAATagagattctctgattccaaatccagtgttttcccattatgtggttgttgttgttgttaatctcAGCCTGTGACTCTACTGTCCTGGGGAGCTCCTGGTGCAGAATCTCCCTCCCTTATGCAAGATAGCAACTCATCTGTAAGTTCCATTCTTAGAAAGTTTCCTTTCAATGCAAGGACCACCCATGAATCCAGATGacagatgatgaagcatgctgcccAACTCCTGACAGGGAGGTGATGGACGGACTCAGGCTGCAGAATgagatgtacatacatacatacatacatacatacatacatacatacacacatatatatatatatgtagatatatacatatatatatatttggatgtggcaaatgaaggaatttgtttagCGTGACTATACATATTTACTATGCAtaggttttttttctatttttaaaaaactaatgataggggaggcagagatgaagagaaagtacATTTTTTCTTggttgaaaaatataaaataaaattttaataaataaacataaaaaagaaagtttcctaggggcagctaggtggtgcagtgagtagagcactggccctggaatcaggaggacttgagttcaaatccagcctcagacacttgacacatttactagctatgtgaccttgggcaagtcactgaaccccaattgccctgccttccgtcctccaaaaaaaaaaaaaagaaaaaggaagtttcCTGGAGTATAGcaaggtcaggtgacttgcccaaggtcatatagagaGTATCATTGGTTTGTATAAAGTAGGGCTTAAACCCAGGTCCCCAAGCACCTTACATAcagcctggcacattgtaggtgcttaatagctgcttgtggattgattgccTCCTGGCGTCAAGGCCTTCCATTGTATCACACTATTTTACAAATTTACAAATTGTGTCCACAACTAGAGACTGTGTTATATCCCTGAGGATGTCAGTGATGatgctttctgtttctctgtatcctcatACTACTACAAGTGAGCATTCACTAgggtagtcaataaatatttgtaggtTAACTCAAACTAATTCTGGGATTCCTTCATTTATCATTTTGAAGTCCAAAAAGCCCTCTCTCCTGCAGGGTACATACTCCAGTGCagtgaaaatattattatttttattatcatgttAGCAGTGGGCAGAGTATgggacttggagttaagaaggttcaaattctaatcctgcctcagacaagtaccaactgtatgaccctgggcaagtcatctaaactatgtctgcctaagtttcctcaagtgtaaaatagggatacctcacaaggctgtggtgaaaatcaaatgagttaatatatataaaacactgtGTAAATTCTAGCTATCACTAGAATTATTACATTATTACTAAAAACCCATGACATTAATAAGGtcctttttacttcttttagCATTTTCTTTCCTACTTCAAGGCAGGCAGGAGTTATTTATCCCCACTTTCCAGATAAGGGGACTGAGCCTCAGAAAGGTTCGattcaacaaattcaattcagtaaacacttattaaatgcctactgtatgttAGGCTCTggtggtacaaagacaaaaaatgattttttcaagGTAGAAGAGCCACAACTAGAATACAAGGCTCCCATCCCTGGTTTTCCCTTGTACCGTTGCTCTCCAGCCTTTCCTGGAatcagacaataagcatttattaagcacctattatgtacctgACACTGTAGTAAGCCTGGAAGGAGGCAGGTAGATCACGTTTTTAGCCCCTGGAGAGGCACTGGCAGCAATTGCTTCCTAccccaaaattctgtgatttagtcCCAAAGGCCAGACTCCAGAAGTGTGGAGGTAAGGGGTTCTGGGTTTTTTCTTCCCCTGTAACCACTGCAATATACCCTTCCCCTCTCCATCTTCTAATGTGTAGAGTATGGTAGGGAGGAAGCAGAGATGAACTGGGGATATTTGGGAGCATCGGGGAAAGTCAGAAGGGCAGAGACACATGAGGCCTTGCTTAGGCATGAAGGCAAATTCTGGGAGCAGACAGCTCCTTTTAAAGGTCCCAAGTCCTTCCATTGAATCAATCCCTGCACCAGAGCCCATTCAGATCTCCCTGCCatttctcctcccacccctaccTCTGCAGCCCTCGTAGCAGTTTGAGGTTGTCTCTCTCACAACGTTAGTCCAAGAAAGAGCCGGTGATGATTCCAGGGAGCTGTCCCCAACTCCTGTTCCCGTCCCTCTGTCCCAAACTCACAAGCCTGGATTGCgtccctgctcctcctcctcctggctccgAACCCACGGGAGGCTGCGCTGCATGCCGCAAATACGGTAACTTTGGGAGCGAGAGCTGGTCCCCACAGCCTCAAGGTAAATTTACAGTAAATACGGTAAACTTCCAACTAAGCCTCTCTTTTAAATACAATAGCTCTCTCGCAGCCACCCTTCTCCAGGTACTTCGGTCAGCTCCGGCTTTGAGTTACACCTCGGTAGGACTTCTAACCCACCCATCTAACCCTACCCTCAGCAGCAAACCTCCAGGATCATGCACAGAAAAGAGGCTGTAGTCGTGCTGCTGCCCCCTTATCCCCAGGCCCCATGCACCAGCGCTTTATTCAGTAATTACGGTAACCCACCCGCAACTACCTCAGGCAGCCTTAGGTAAATAAGGTAATCCTCCTGCTGTAAATGCCCACTCAGTTCTTCAGAACTAGGGAGACTCTCCGCGCGACTCTCAGCAAATACGGTAACGCCTCCGCAGTGACAACCTCAGTCCACCCACTACCTACCCCCGCCCCCAAGGGCCCAGCTCGCCCTTGGTAAATACGGTAACTACCGCAGCCGCCCCTGGTTGAACCAGAGACTTACGTGCTGCTGCTGTCTGTGTGCCGACTCCTGAGCCCTACCCTCCTACACTCGTCTGCACAGCAGCCCCACCAGGCTGAGAGGTCTAACTGGCCCGAAACCCGGACTGCAGAAGAAAGGAGAGCTGGCGATGAGggggttggggcgggggggggggggtgggtggcGCTCGCGGAAACCAACATCCCAAAGCAGGGAAttattgggggaaggagaagggtcCTCTCTGCGCCAATCCCTGGGATCCAGAAATCATGATATTTCGAGCTGGAGAGGATTAGAAATGGTTTAGTGCATCTTGtttaacagatggagaaactgaggcccagagtagttagtgagttgcccaaggtcacactggtgaGGGAGGATTTAAAAACAAGTCTTCTGTCTCAAACTCTAAAGCTCTTTGTGGTACAACAGATTGGACTAATAGTCCCCTGGAGGGAGAGCCAGGGACTCTCAAGGTCACCCTCCTATTGGGGCCAGAATTTGCTGTGGAGAAACCTTAGGAGATCCTTAACCCTAACAAATTCTTGACTTAAGGGAAATCCTGTCATTACCCACTTGTGGGTCACTCAAGCATCCTTCTGCCCACTCTCCAGAGCAATGATTCCCAgttcctttctattcttctttcaaagttccccttcccccacccctacatacacatatacccccAGATTCCTTACCAGCTGAGCCAAattctcatctccattttataaagcCAGATCCCTGACTCACCCCATATCAGGCTAGAACTTAGATCAGCTTTCTTCCAGATTTGATATTAGTGGCTGTGGGGAAGTTAATGAGCCCCTGTGAAGGAaccagacctgggctttaggattTATTCACCAGTGGCACTAGATTCCTTGCTTGGAGTGGATCCAGAGGGCCTGTCCTTCAGTCTCTGGGCCTTTACCCTTCACTTTTCTCTGAACTGATCCCTGGACTAGAGGCACAATACCTCATAAAcctgaaagtcctctttttccctccagcctaaggggaggaaaaaagagatgcCCCTCTAATTTGCCAAAGCTAATCTTTTCATCTATACCTCAACCCTTCAAAATCATCTTAAAATTTCCTCCCTCACAGCCAATCAGTTGCGAAGAATTTATTACTCTCTATTCATCCTACAACCACCCCAATTCCAGTTCTCATCTTTTCTCACTGCCCCACAGGTCCCTCCAATCTGATAGGTCAGCTTTCTCTTCTATGTCCTTGCTCCATTAATATTGCCCCTTTCTTGTGCATACTCAGATAGTTCCTTCTCTGCTGGCTCTTTTTCAGACTACAAACACACTGCAAAAGAAAATTTTCCCTTGACCTTGCAACTCTTTCAGCTTTATGTTCctatctcctctcctctgctgctGAACTCCTAGATATGGGAGTTTACATTTTTCAGCACTTTGCAATATGGTTTGTGAATCAAGTCTCTCTAAGTCCACTATCATTTCTAACGATCATTTCTCCATACACCTTGACAGAGGTCCTTGGTCCTCTGCTCTCTACACTCTCCCTTGGAAATTTCATTCCTATTATGGCTTCGTAAAGACATCATCAGAGTACCAAGTCAATATGAATGTCCACATCTTGTCTAGGGTGCTAGTGATCTTCAAAGCTAGAACAGAGGTCTCATTCTTTAATCTTGTTAAGCTGACCTTGCAGTTCCTGCTCAATGCCTTACACATGTGTATCATGTTTCTTATATTCATACTTGCATCATGGCCTCCCTCTACCTCAATGAACTGGAAACTCCCACAAAGATAAGGACCATGGAGCCTTAGGTGTATCCAGCTTTCTTGCTATAATGAATATAAACCTAATATAgctatttttgttattcagtaatttttcagttatgtccaactctttgtgaccccacttgcaattttcttggcaaagatattggagtgtttgccatttccttctctagctcattttacagatgaagaaactgagacaaacagggttaagtgacttggccagggtcacacaactagtaagtgtctgaggctggatttgaactcaaatagatgagtcttcctgactccaggcctggcactttacccactatgccatctagcagGCGAATAGTATAAGGAGAATAGTATAAGAAACTCAGGGTTAACGTCACTCTAGGGGCAATACCAACTTGGGATTCTGTGTGCTGGATATGTTTTCACCAGGATCTAGGTCCATGTAGAATTCCCTGGGGAAGCCTTAGTCCTAGCTTTATTCTGTCAGCAGTGTCAACTGAACATCTTTGGTCAGGAACCCTGACAGCTGTTGTTCATGTTAAGATATTGGTGTCTGTAGAACAGGTAGGGAGTCTCGGTGGAAAAAGTGCTGAATGGAAGTGAAGGGACTTGAAACCTAGTTTCAAAACTAGTTTTATCACCTTAGGCAAGTGATTTAGAcattttatgcctcagtttcctcatctgtgaaaagagggGATGGGTGGGTCAAAACACACTGAAAGGCTGCCAAACTCAGATGAATGGATCAGTCTTGATCCTAGGAAACACAAGATGAAATACACTTCCTGCTCTCAGTAGAGAGAAGTGGGGAACTAAAGATGTGCTATGTTGCATACTACATCAAGTTTAGATGCTTTGTTAATTGCTTAATTGCTTTGCTTAACTTTTTCTCTATAACAAAGGCAGATGAGGAagtatgttttaaaattattgcagtatttttttttaaaaaagcataagacttttaaaaaatgacatggTTAGTTACCAAGGATGTCTAAAACAGAAAGGTTCCATGTACACCAAAATAGTCagagcagctctctttgtggtagaaaaaactgagaacaaagtagatgcccattgactgggaaatagctaaacaaatcatggtacatggatggaatgaaatattactgagctataataagcagaaccaggaaaataatatatgctATGTCtactacaatgtaaatgaaaagaacaaaaaaaaccctaaacatTGTAAGTATAATGGTCAAGCCTGACCCCCAAAAGAGGTGAGAAAAcacatctccttcctttctttatggTGGTGGGGAACTCTGGGTTTGGAATATTTAATATTGTCAGAAATGGTTAATATGTGGATtagttttacagaacaattttttcctctttcattataAGGGTTGAGTCTctaggaaggggggagggagaggaagaaggagaaggaaaggaagagagaaatagaggggggagggagagatatattcaaaaatgaaggtaatataaaaacaaaagctatcaatacaAAATTTTAATTCAAGAAACAAAGGAATCAAAACATATGAAATCCCCTCCCAGAACCAACATTCCATTGAGTTTGAGTCTGTATCTTGAAGCCAAGGGCCTAGCATAGTGCTCTCTGCACACTGCAGATGTTTattaatgtttgtcaaattgtTGAATTCAAGTCAGTAAGTTATGTTATGGCTACTGTGCCCCTCAGCAATGTGGAAGTCCTGAGAAGGGGGCCTGATGCACAGTCCTAGAGTATGAGAACTACACTGGACCTTCATGATCAATTAAGTCCTGTTCAGGTTTAATAACCATGCTCCAAATATCATCGATAGTCTCTTTC
It includes:
- the LOC118850937 gene encoding zinc finger protein 2 homolog, encoding MQRSLPWVRSQEEEEQGRNPGLLTTVSEVGDLMNGTLVLLEVPMSDLSPPGGEPPEADEESPSDEQGLIIHHPAEEQAYRCLLCGQTFPQQSSLVRHHKAHAGMNGAGRALYVCPECGKAFSIQHNLSVHQRTHTGERPFPCPECGRRFSLKQNLLTHRRIHSGKKPYQCAQCRRCFREARFLLNHQRTHARMSPTPPQCSGVSEEQ